A window of Streptomyces sp. N50 contains these coding sequences:
- a CDS encoding GlxA family transcriptional regulator produces the protein MSTARLRRVAVLVLEGAKPLDVGIPAQVFTTRASMPYEVRLCGAAPGLVTGGDGLSYHVADGLDALSWADIVFLPGYRFPDREDPPTAVRDALIAAHGRGARLAAISTGAFALAATGLLDGKRATTHWHYTRALAAKYPLVQVDENVLFVDEGSVLTSAGAASGIDLCLHILRGDLGVAASNHAARRLVAAPYRSGGQAQYVPRSVPEPLGERFAATREWALHRLGEPLTLETLARQAAVSPRTFSRRFVDETGYTPMQWVMRARIDMARELLERSERSVEQIAADVGLGTGANLRLHFHRLLGTTPSEYRRTFAQGE, from the coding sequence GTGTCCACCGCCCGTCTGCGTCGCGTCGCCGTCCTCGTCCTCGAAGGCGCCAAGCCGCTCGACGTCGGCATCCCCGCGCAGGTGTTCACCACGCGGGCGAGCATGCCGTACGAGGTGCGGCTGTGCGGTGCGGCGCCCGGGCTGGTGACCGGCGGTGACGGGCTGTCGTACCACGTCGCCGACGGTCTCGACGCGCTGAGCTGGGCCGACATCGTCTTCCTGCCCGGGTACCGCTTTCCGGACCGCGAGGATCCGCCGACGGCCGTCCGCGACGCGCTGATCGCCGCGCACGGGCGGGGCGCGCGGCTCGCCGCGATCTCGACCGGTGCCTTCGCGCTCGCCGCCACGGGGTTGCTCGACGGCAAGCGGGCCACGACGCACTGGCACTACACGCGGGCGCTCGCGGCGAAGTACCCGCTCGTCCAGGTCGACGAGAACGTCCTGTTCGTCGACGAGGGCAGCGTGCTGACGTCGGCGGGCGCCGCCTCGGGCATCGACCTGTGCCTGCACATCCTGCGCGGCGACCTCGGAGTGGCCGCGTCCAACCACGCGGCTCGGCGCCTGGTCGCGGCTCCCTACCGCAGCGGCGGTCAGGCGCAGTACGTGCCGCGCAGCGTGCCCGAGCCGCTCGGTGAACGGTTCGCCGCGACCCGCGAGTGGGCACTGCACCGGCTCGGCGAACCCCTCACCCTGGAGACGCTGGCGCGACAGGCCGCGGTGTCGCCGCGCACCTTCTCGCGACGCTTCGTCGACGAGACCGGCTACACGCCGATGCAGTGGGTCATGCGCGCCCGTATCGACATGGCCCGGGAGCTGCTCGAACGCTCCGAGCGCAGCGTCGAGCAGATCGCCGCCGACGTCGGTCTCGGCACCGGCGCGAACCTCCGGCTGCACTTCCACCGGCTTCTCGGTACGACGCCGAGCGAATACCGGCGGACCTTCGCGCAGGGGGAGTAG